From Ruminococcus sp. HUN007, a single genomic window includes:
- a CDS encoding HAD hydrolase family protein has translation MEYKEEKALSYMTPYALDLLKKLKNQSGLVFAPLTTRSSEQYERISFFDDGPPEIALAANGGILYTDGIFDDEWFEESKRMISGCQEEFRKGIEWLSADKNVYFEIRVVDELFVFTKSSDPAGTRAGLEGILDMNKVCTWNTGDKVYIFPEILTKGKAVERLRKKFSPSLVISAGDSDFDISMLESADIALCPKDLMHYVSTDKITGFDTAERNFAEQILEYISDIAN, from the coding sequence GTGGAGTACAAAGAAGAAAAAGCTCTGTCATACATGACGCCTTATGCTCTTGATCTGCTTAAGAAGCTGAAAAATCAGAGCGGACTGGTATTCGCACCGCTTACCACGCGTTCTTCCGAGCAGTATGAACGCATCAGTTTTTTTGATGACGGTCCTCCGGAGATAGCCCTTGCTGCCAACGGCGGAATACTTTATACTGACGGCATATTTGACGATGAATGGTTTGAGGAATCCAAAAGGATGATTTCCGGCTGTCAGGAAGAATTCAGAAAGGGGATCGAATGGCTTTCCGCAGACAAAAACGTGTATTTTGAAATACGTGTTGTGGACGAGCTTTTCGTATTCACGAAGTCTTCGGATCCGGCAGGAACCAGAGCCGGACTGGAAGGCATACTTGACATGAATAAGGTTTGTACCTGGAACACCGGAGACAAGGTGTACATTTTTCCTGAAATTCTTACCAAGGGAAAAGCTGTCGAAAGGCTCAGGAAAAAATTTTCTCCCTCTCTTGTAATAAGTGCCGGGGACAGCGATTTTGATATTTCAATGCTGGAAAGTGCAGACATTGCGCTCTGTCCGAAGGATCTTATGCATTATGTCAGTACGGATAAAATCACTGGGTTTGATACAGCAGAAAGAAACTTTGCAGAGCAGATCCTGGAATATATTTCAGATATCGCAAACTGA
- a CDS encoding TipAS antibiotic-recognition domain-containing protein produces MTNRTVTDFTTKNSLARMQEILFYRELDFPLKDILKILSSPDYDRKKALEAQKELMILKKNRIEKLISALDDAVKGVKINMKVFDNSEFEEKREEYAREAKEKWGNTEAYSEFEKKNGSFSTDDIRSLAAGIDEVMAEFAECMKNGFAPDSAEAKGLVRKLQNYITETSYTCTDEILAGLGQMYTADERFRKNIDRHGEGTAQFISDAIDKYCSSVK; encoded by the coding sequence TTGACGAACAGAACGGTTACAGATTTTACGACGAAAAACAGTCTTGCAAGAATGCAGGAGATCCTGTTTTACCGTGAGCTTGATTTTCCTCTGAAGGATATTTTAAAGATCCTGTCATCTCCTGACTATGACAGAAAAAAAGCTCTCGAGGCACAGAAAGAACTTATGATCCTAAAAAAGAACAGGATTGAAAAGCTTATTTCAGCTCTCGACGATGCCGTGAAAGGAGTTAAAATCAATATGAAGGTATTTGATAACAGTGAATTTGAGGAAAAGCGTGAGGAATACGCCCGCGAAGCAAAAGAGAAGTGGGGAAATACCGAAGCTTACAGTGAATTCGAAAAGAAGAACGGCTCATTTTCGACGGATGATATCAGATCTCTGGCAGCCGGTATAGATGAAGTTATGGCTGAATTTGCAGAATGCATGAAAAACGGATTCGCACCGGACAGTGCTGAAGCAAAGGGCCTTGTAAGAAAGCTTCAGAATTATATCACTGAAACAAGTTATACCTGTACAGATGAGATCCTCGCAGGACTTGGTCAAATGTATACCGCTGATGAACGTTTCAGAAAGAATATTGACAGGCACGGTGAAGGAACAGCGCAGTTTATTTCTGATGCG
- a CDS encoding phosphoribosyltransferase domain-containing protein, with protein sequence MLEIIKNKTLFPDTDLVKMVKRDNNPKRNYLLVNSRQGKHIPTDPEQVSYLCTTLAGEIKKSIETEKILFIGFAETATAIGAMTAARFINSYYIHTTREKDETRTPVAVFSEEHSHATEQYLYCDDWDKVIKGLRYIVFIDDEVTTGKTVLNFIDALKQYDDLPWGLKFAVCSLLNGMSEETEEYFRQNEIDVQWLVKIKASPDSDETYTCEPKCKKRTSDYEFTEKHISGKVDPRKGLKAKDYKMACTNLAKQITAEIPHSQKQRIAVIGTEECMYPAIMTASRLVMDKVTAVTHSTTRSPIVPEATTRYPLFSRYEVDSFYEKGRKTYIYNSDETEYDHVIVVTDSENEDYDFSSFAAAFPLTKKFTLVRWVK encoded by the coding sequence TTGCTTGAAATTATAAAAAACAAAACACTCTTTCCTGATACAGATCTTGTTAAAATGGTAAAGAGGGATAACAATCCGAAAAGAAATTACCTGCTTGTAAACAGCCGGCAGGGAAAACATATTCCTACTGATCCTGAACAGGTAAGTTACCTCTGCACTACACTTGCGGGAGAGATAAAGAAATCGATCGAAACAGAAAAGATACTTTTCATAGGTTTTGCAGAGACAGCTACAGCTATAGGTGCAATGACTGCTGCCCGGTTCATAAACTCTTATTATATACATACCACCAGGGAAAAGGATGAGACCAGAACTCCTGTTGCTGTTTTCAGTGAGGAACACAGCCATGCCACAGAACAGTATCTTTACTGTGATGACTGGGATAAGGTTATCAAAGGTCTCAGGTATATTGTTTTCATTGATGATGAAGTCACTACAGGAAAAACTGTACTTAATTTTATTGATGCCTTAAAGCAGTACGATGATCTTCCGTGGGGACTGAAGTTCGCAGTCTGCTCACTTCTTAACGGGATGAGTGAAGAAACTGAAGAGTATTTCAGACAGAATGAAATAGACGTTCAGTGGCTTGTAAAAATCAAAGCCTCACCGGATTCGGATGAAACCTATACATGCGAACCAAAGTGTAAAAAGCGTACTTCGGATTATGAGTTTACTGAAAAACATATATCAGGTAAGGTGGATCCTAGAAAAGGTCTGAAAGCGAAGGACTATAAAATGGCCTGCACAAATCTGGCTAAGCAGATAACAGCTGAGATACCGCATTCCCAAAAGCAGCGTATAGCAGTTATAGGTACTGAGGAATGTATGTATCCAGCGATAATGACAGCTTCAAGGCTTGTAATGGATAAGGTTACTGCAGTAACTCATTCAACTACCAGAAGTCCTATCGTTCCGGAAGCTACAACAAGGTATCCGCTGTTTTCAAGATATGAGGTCGACAGTTTTTACGAAAAAGGCAGAAAGACCTATATTTACAATTCTGATGAGACAGAATATGATCATGTTATAGTCGTAACTGATTCAGAAAATGAAGATTATGATTTCTCATCTTTTGCTGCTGCATTCCCGCTGACGAAAAAATTCACTCTTGTCAGGTGGGTGAAGTAA
- a CDS encoding cysteine protease StiP family protein: protein MRSSYSEEDVTILLKDITGMVEPLPSEVREKLIQSGTHYCEMLPLEYRPGEKYFALYREALRKYSAETGRAAAVAAEKIKKRYGSNIVLVSLARAGTPVGIIIKRYLNRKYPFLNVFHYTISIIRGKGIDHNAMKYILERHAASDICFVDGWTGKGAILDTLKRELSAYPGVSSELAVLADPANITSLSGTKSDFLIPSSCLNSTVSGLMSRTFLRPDIIGENDFHGAAYYGELEKEDLSAEFIDTVMNTIDFTENYEISDSESCKVTGLDEVKKIQKDFSVGDINLVKPGIGETTRVLLRRVPWKILVSDPDDKDYLAHIFRLAEEKNVEVIKYPMVRYRACGIIKKLADT, encoded by the coding sequence ATGCGTTCCTCCTACAGTGAAGAGGATGTAACAATACTTCTTAAGGATATTACGGGAATGGTTGAACCGCTTCCTTCTGAGGTAAGGGAAAAGCTGATCCAGTCAGGGACACATTACTGCGAAATGCTTCCGCTTGAGTACAGGCCCGGAGAAAAATACTTTGCTTTGTACAGAGAGGCGCTAAGGAAATATTCCGCCGAAACAGGAAGAGCGGCAGCCGTTGCAGCTGAAAAAATAAAAAAACGATACGGCAGTAATATTGTACTTGTTTCTCTTGCCAGAGCAGGTACCCCGGTCGGCATAATCATAAAGCGGTATCTTAACAGAAAATATCCTTTTCTCAATGTGTTTCATTATACTATCTCGATCATTCGCGGAAAAGGTATTGATCACAATGCGATGAAGTATATTCTGGAAAGACATGCCGCATCGGACATCTGTTTTGTTGATGGATGGACAGGTAAAGGTGCAATACTTGACACACTGAAAAGAGAACTTTCCGCATATCCGGGAGTATCTTCAGAACTTGCTGTTCTTGCAGATCCGGCTAATATAACCAGCCTTTCCGGAACCAAATCAGATTTTCTGATCCCGAGTTCCTGCCTTAACTCTACTGTATCGGGACTTATGAGCCGTACATTTCTCCGGCCTGATATAATCGGTGAAAACGACTTTCACGGAGCTGCATATTATGGTGAGCTTGAAAAGGAAGATCTTTCGGCTGAGTTTATTGATACTGTGATGAATACAATAGATTTTACTGAAAATTACGAAATTTCCGATTCCGAAAGCTGTAAAGTTACTGGACTTGACGAGGTTAAAAAGATACAGAAGGACTTTTCTGTCGGTGATATTAATCTTGTTAAGCCAGGGATCGGTGAGACGACCAGAGTACTTCTGAGACGTGTTCCGTGGAAAATACTTGTAAGTGATCCGGATGACAAGGATTATCTTGCTCACATTTTCAGACTGGCTGAAGAAAAAAATGTCGAAGTAATAAAATATCCTATGGTACGCTACCGTGCCTGCGGTATTATAAAAAAACTTGCAGATACTTAA
- a CDS encoding glycosyl hydrolase, which produces MSKNLVRIISAVNAAVMMSTAASVFPVSVSAEDTGVIFESEAEKIDGVENWTSIYENQIPGYSGDGFAYLTAKNIEFEVEAPEEGLYEIDVRYAQILSEEGRMQTITINGAEYSKVFAYTDKWVDTEFGKYRLKKGTNKIALIPKYGYAAFDKITIKKAVMPDLKAAATAVPCDPDATKEAKGLMNYLYSVYGTGILSGQQTIYGGGHKMNTTIRYNAEKDICVDESGKEYSFDPADKAVADDGSKFVWKCKDENGQVYSYDSQNRNYSYCEYDRELKYLKETVGDMPAIQGFDFGANCPCYKWDDGIVERMIDWTNNKNGICTASWHINVPVTMADYTLGEPLDFSKTTYSEKCDFSPSKAMEKGTPENDYWSLCIKNLAEQLSVLQEAGVPVLFRPLHEADGNYSNGGVSWFWWGKEGPEVYNKLWKYLQKELQDTYGIHNLIWEQNLYTWSDASAEWYTGDEYVDIVGYDKYNTQYNRHDGKTSGPNLDAESGIFWKLYDTVKGKKMVSMPENDTIPSLDNITIEKAGWLYFCPWYDEESTPKFLSGEEYQNAEEVEKLYKSDYCITLSELPKDWKGYEASTAPTDPGKDKDPGKDKDPDKNTDPTAEPSPDKDVKSAGLGDVYTDGKIDVTDLTELSLALLGDRKLTDDQKKLADIDGDGELTLADLARLRQYLSKKIDKLG; this is translated from the coding sequence ATGTCAAAGAATCTCGTAAGAATTATATCAGCAGTAAACGCAGCAGTAATGATGAGTACTGCGGCTTCAGTTTTTCCGGTATCTGTTTCAGCTGAAGATACCGGCGTAATATTTGAATCGGAAGCAGAAAAAATAGATGGAGTGGAAAACTGGACTTCGATCTATGAAAACCAGATCCCTGGTTATTCAGGAGACGGTTTTGCTTATCTCACAGCTAAAAACATAGAATTCGAGGTCGAAGCTCCTGAAGAAGGACTTTATGAAATTGATGTAAGATATGCACAGATTCTCAGCGAGGAGGGAAGAATGCAGACTATCACTATTAACGGTGCAGAATACAGTAAAGTGTTTGCCTACACTGACAAGTGGGTCGATACAGAATTCGGAAAATACAGACTTAAAAAGGGTACAAACAAGATAGCGCTTATTCCGAAATACGGTTATGCCGCATTCGATAAAATCACAATAAAGAAAGCTGTAATGCCTGATCTGAAGGCGGCGGCTACTGCTGTTCCGTGCGATCCTGATGCAACAAAGGAAGCTAAAGGACTCATGAATTATCTTTACAGTGTTTACGGCACAGGCATTCTTTCCGGTCAGCAGACGATCTACGGCGGCGGTCACAAAATGAATACTACTATCCGCTACAATGCTGAAAAGGATATCTGCGTTGATGAATCAGGTAAGGAATACAGCTTTGATCCGGCTGACAAGGCAGTTGCAGATGACGGTTCAAAGTTCGTATGGAAGTGCAAGGACGAAAACGGTCAGGTTTACAGCTATGATTCCCAGAACCGTAACTACAGCTACTGCGAATACGACAGGGAACTTAAATATCTTAAGGAAACAGTCGGAGACATGCCGGCTATTCAGGGATTTGACTTCGGCGCCAACTGTCCGTGCTACAAGTGGGATGACGGCATCGTTGAAAGAATGATCGACTGGACAAACAACAAGAACGGTATCTGTACAGCATCATGGCATATTAACGTTCCTGTAACAATGGCTGACTATACTCTCGGCGAACCACTCGACTTCTCAAAGACAACATATTCTGAAAAATGTGACTTCAGTCCTTCAAAGGCAATGGAAAAGGGTACTCCGGAAAACGACTACTGGTCACTTTGTATTAAGAATCTCGCTGAACAGCTTTCAGTACTTCAGGAAGCTGGAGTTCCGGTACTCTTCCGTCCTCTTCACGAAGCTGACGGTAACTACTCAAACGGCGGCGTTTCATGGTTCTGGTGGGGCAAGGAAGGTCCGGAAGTGTACAACAAACTCTGGAAGTATCTTCAGAAAGAGCTTCAGGATACATACGGAATCCACAATCTCATCTGGGAACAGAACCTCTATACCTGGTCAGATGCATCTGCAGAATGGTACACAGGTGATGAGTATGTTGACATTGTAGGATACGACAAATACAACACACAGTACAATCGTCATGACGGAAAAACAAGCGGACCGAACCTTGATGCGGAATCAGGTATCTTCTGGAAACTGTACGATACAGTTAAAGGTAAGAAGATGGTTTCAATGCCTGAAAACGACACCATCCCGTCACTCGACAATATAACGATCGAAAAGGCCGGCTGGCTCTATTTCTGCCCTTGGTACGATGAAGAAAGCACACCGAAGTTCCTTTCAGGCGAGGAATATCAGAATGCAGAAGAAGTAGAAAAGCTTTACAAGAGTGATTACTGCATAACACTTTCAGAACTCCCGAAGGACTGGAAAGGCTATGAGGCATCTACCGCTCCGACCGATCCCGGGAAAGACAAAGATCCTGGAAAAGATAAAGATCCTGATAAAAATACTGATCCGACTGCGGAACCTTCTCCGGATAAGGATGTAAAATCAGCAGGTCTCGGTGACGTATATACAGACGGCAAAATCGACGTAACAGATCTTACCGAACTTTCACTCGCTCTCTTAGGAGACAGAAAGCTTACAGATGATCAGAAGAAGCTTGCTGACATTGACGGCGACGGAGAACTCACGCTTGCCGATCTTGCAAGACTTCGTCAGTATCTTTCAAAGAAGATAGATAAGCTTGGCTGA
- a CDS encoding MerR family DNA-binding transcriptional regulator has product MKYQIKEFAKLTDVSVRTLHYYDETGLLKPAFVDEQNGYRFYDEKQSCKNAGDPVLP; this is encoded by the coding sequence ATGAAATATCAGATAAAGGAATTTGCAAAGCTTACTGATGTAAGTGTGCGCACACTTCATTACTATGATGAAACAGGATTACTGAAACCGGCTTTTGTTGACGAACAGAACGGTTACAGATTTTACGACGAAAAACAGTCTTGCAAGAATGCAGGAGATCCTGTTTTACCGTGA
- a CDS encoding prephenate dehydrogenase/arogenate dehydrogenase family protein yields the protein MGSTKTEIHEEVIRLDLEKNFIGGHPMTGSEKTGIENADEYLLENAYYIITPTEKNTEEQIEGFRSFVKSLGSIPLVLDYKKHDYATASISHLPHMISYALTNLVRNIDDQDETMKTIAAGGFRDMTRIAASSPVMWQSICLSNKEQLVSLMDQYIDEITRLRESIDHSEKQELLNYFQEAKEYRDSLFIPNKRSSTVCYEMFVDLVDEAGGIAIIASMLAFKGINIKNIGIINNREFEEGVLRIEFYTHEALDLAVVVLKEKNYKVYCR from the coding sequence GTGGGAAGTACCAAGACTGAGATACACGAAGAGGTTATCCGTCTTGATCTTGAAAAGAACTTCATAGGCGGACATCCTATGACAGGTTCTGAAAAGACCGGTATAGAAAACGCCGATGAATATCTGCTGGAAAATGCGTACTACATAATTACGCCTACTGAAAAAAATACTGAGGAACAGATCGAAGGATTCCGTAGTTTTGTAAAGTCCCTGGGTTCTATCCCGCTTGTTCTTGACTATAAAAAGCATGACTATGCAACAGCATCCATCAGCCATCTTCCGCATATGATCTCCTATGCTCTTACAAACCTTGTAAGGAACATTGACGATCAGGATGAAACAATGAAGACTATTGCTGCCGGCGGATTCAGAGATATGACTCGTATTGCAGCATCATCTCCTGTTATGTGGCAGAGCATCTGTCTTTCAAACAAGGAACAGCTCGTTTCGCTCATGGATCAGTACATCGACGAAATAACACGTCTCCGTGAGAGCATAGATCACTCGGAAAAGCAGGAACTTCTCAATTATTTTCAGGAAGCCAAGGAGTACCGCGATTCGCTCTTTATTCCGAACAAGAGATCGAGCACTGTCTGCTATGAAATGTTTGTTGACCTTGTCGATGAGGCCGGCGGGATCGCTATCATTGCCAGCATGCTTGCTTTCAAGGGCATTAACATCAAGAATATCGGTATCATCAATAACCGTGAGTTTGAGGAAGGCGTTCTCCGTATCGAGTTCTATACACACGAAGCACTTGATCTTGCTGTTGTGGTACTTAAAGAAAAGAATTACAAAGTTTACTGCAGATAG
- a CDS encoding GGDEF domain-containing protein yields the protein MVYYAELNILGFFTCLIIQHKEAKDKQEIFSTRSFKNILLIIESIFLLDTASLLIQNDMMPHTHIVHLMIMNGYFFLQALFPLEILKYCMGVEKIRSRTIRILTYIPMIITFAVLVVNSVKPFAFQIGENDKYSRLSSTGFVYVVIWPIVYVLGGLFFLIAYYRKSTDIKRENYRHIIIFAMFGFMAGILSILFKGFLLWPFISLGLIYLYVNVLSKSNQKLDILAFKDSLTGVGNAALYESVSGHIKAQIDAGTAEFALVVMDANSLKKINDNFGHEAGNEYIRTSARFICRIFDHSPIFRIGGDEFVTILEHSDYENREELLRRFDTEILHEKAVSDGVEFPLSIARGMKVYEKGLSFSEVFYEADNLMYANKSEVKKKATAEFLTENVSG from the coding sequence ATGGTATACTATGCAGAACTTAATATACTGGGGTTCTTTACCTGTCTTATAATACAGCATAAAGAGGCTAAGGACAAGCAGGAGATCTTTTCTACCAGATCTTTCAAAAATATTCTCCTTATCATAGAATCGATATTTCTGCTTGATACTGCTTCACTCCTTATTCAGAATGATATGATGCCGCATACTCATATTGTGCATCTTATGATAATGAACGGTTATTTCTTTCTTCAGGCGCTTTTTCCGCTTGAAATACTGAAATACTGTATGGGAGTTGAAAAAATCAGGTCGCGCACTATCCGGATCCTGACATACATTCCCATGATCATCACATTTGCTGTTCTGGTCGTCAATTCTGTAAAACCGTTTGCATTTCAGATCGGTGAAAACGATAAGTATTCCAGACTCTCTTCGACCGGGTTCGTGTATGTCGTTATCTGGCCGATAGTTTATGTATTAGGCGGACTTTTCTTCCTTATTGCCTACTATAGAAAATCAACTGATATCAAGCGTGAGAATTACAGGCACATAATTATTTTCGCAATGTTCGGATTTATGGCCGGAATTCTTTCGATTCTTTTCAAGGGTTTCCTTCTCTGGCCTTTCATTTCGCTTGGCCTGATCTACCTTTATGTAAATGTACTGAGCAAGAGCAACCAGAAACTCGATATTCTTGCATTCAAAGATTCACTTACCGGTGTTGGAAATGCCGCTCTGTATGAATCTGTTTCCGGACATATCAAGGCCCAGATCGATGCAGGTACTGCAGAATTTGCACTTGTTGTAATGGATGCAAACAGTCTTAAAAAGATCAATGACAATTTCGGCCATGAAGCCGGAAACGAATATATCAGGACATCAGCAAGATTTATCTGCCGGATCTTCGATCACAGTCCTATTTTCAGAATAGGCGGCGATGAATTTGTCACAATACTCGAGCATTCAGATTATGAAAACAGGGAAGAGCTTTTAAGAAGATTTGATACTGAAATACTTCACGAAAAAGCTGTTTCCGACGGAGTGGAATTTCCTCTTTCCATTGCCCGCGGAATGAAAGTCTATGAAAAGGGACTTTCATTTTCCGAAGTGTTTTATGAAGCGGACAATCTTATGTACGCCAACAAGTCTGAAGTAAAGAAAAAAGCCACTGCTGAATTTTTAACGGAAAACGTCAGCGGTTAA